The Vicia villosa cultivar HV-30 ecotype Madison, WI linkage group LG1, Vvil1.0, whole genome shotgun sequence genome includes a region encoding these proteins:
- the LOC131643814 gene encoding uncharacterized protein LOC131643814 → MGLSRNSISQPEIDDAAGASDVGFPSIRGRFPFKRNPSYNRDRQKSASDRHLPRSANSSRSHLHNRFTRKGLLSFCPFFITKSGLYALIFAVVFLFALASMVLQSSITSVFRQRNEHSLNLREGLKFGSTLKFVPGKVSQKFLSGDGLDRLRPLPRIGVRAPRIALVLGHMTIDPQSLMLVTVIQNLQKLGYVFKIFAVGRGNARPKWEKIGDGLSPLSTEQQGQIDWSNFEGVIVDSLEAKEAISSLMQEPFCSVPLIWIIQEDSLSRRLSFYEQMGWQHLISHWRSAFSRASAIVFPDFTYPMLYSELDTGNFFVIPGSPVDVWAAESYSKTHTKDQLREHSGFGKDDMVVLVVGSSIFYDDLSWEYAVAMHSIGPLLTKYARKNDAAESFKFVFLCGNSTDGYDDALEEVASRLGLPHGSIRHYGLNGDVNSVLLIADIVLYGSAQDVQGFPPLLIRAMTFGIPVIAPDFPILRKYIVDGVHGVFYSKHNPEALMNAFSLLLSSGRLSKFAQTVGSSGRQFAKNVLALDCITGYARLLENVLSFPSDSLLPGPVSQIQQGAWDWSFFQNEIELDIDLLKMDGDFSNRKVTVVHAVEKELAGLNYTTNIIDNGTDVPILDELTKLDWDVLREIEISEESEMLEMEQVEERLEKDVGVWDEIYRNARKSEKLRFEANERDEGELERTGQSVCIYEIYSGAGAWPFLHHGSLYRGLSLSRRSQRQSSDDVDAVGRLPLLNETYYRDILCEMGGLFAIANRVDSIHRRPWIGFQSWRAAGRKAALSVEAEKVLEEAMHDSAKGDVIYFWGRVDLDGSVIGSSNALTFWSMCDILNGGNCRNVFQDSFRQMYALPSHAEALPPMPEDGGYWSALHSWVMPTPSFLEFIMFSRMFVDSIDAFHTDSGKFSICMLGSSEIEEKHCYCRVLELLINVWAYHSARKMVYINPNTGSMEEQHVIEHRKGYMWAKYFNSSLLKSMDEDLAEAADDGDDPRENWLWPMTGEVHWQGIYEREREERYRTKMDKKRKTKEKLYERMKYGYKQKSLGL, encoded by the exons ATGGGCCTCTCCCGCAACTCCATTTCACAACCGGAGATCGACGATGCCGCCGGTGCCAGCGACGTCGGATTTCCCTCGATCCGAGGCCGATTCCCCTTCAAACGTAACCCTAGCTATAACCGCGACCGACAAAAATCAGCTTCCGATCGTCATTTACCTAGGTCCGCCAATAGTAGCCGATCTCACCTCCATAACCGTTTCACTCGCAAAGGCTTACTTTCCTTCTGTCCTTTCTTCATTACCAAGTCCGGATTGTACGCATTGATCTTCGCTGTTGTTTTTCTCTTCGCACTCGCTTCTATGGTTTTGCAGAGCTCTATTACCTCCGTCTTCCGTCAGCGGAATGAGCATTCGTTGAATCTTCGGGAAGGTCTAAAGTTCGGTAGCACGCTCAAGTTCGTTCCTGGAAAGGTTTCTCAGAAGTTTCTATCTGGTGATGGTCTCGATCGGCTTCGTCCTCTTCCTAGGATCGGTGTTCGTGCTCCCAGAATAGCTCTA GTTTTAGGGCACATGACGATAGATCCCCAATCATTGATGCTGGTTACTGTAATTCAGAATCTACAGAAGTTGGGCTATGTTTTTAAG ATTTTTGCTGTAGGGCGTGGGAATGCTCGCCCAAAGTGGGAAAAGATAGGTGATGGTCTTTCTCCTTTGAGTACAGAACAGCAAGGCCAGATTGATTGGTCAAA TTTTGAAGGTGTCATTGTTGACTCGCTAGAAGCAAAAGAAGCCATTTCAAG CCTTATGCAGGAGCCTTTTTGTTCAGTACCATTGATATGGATTATTCAAGAAGATAGCCTTTCAAGACGTCTTTCATTTTACGAACAAATGGGTTGGCAACATCTTATTTCTCACTGGAGAAGTGCTTTTAGCAGAGCCAGTGCCATTGTCTTTCCAGATTTTACTTATCCG ATGTTATATAGTGAGCTTGACACTGGAAACTTCTTTGTGATTCCTGGATCGCCAGTAGATGTGTGGGCTGCAGAAAGCTATAGTAAGACCCACACTAAGGATCAGCTCAGAGAACATAGTGGATTTGGTAAAGATGATATGGTGGTTTTAGTTGTTGGGAGCTCAATCTTCTATGATGATCTATCTTGGGAATATGCTGTTGCAATGCATTCCATAGGGCCTCTGCTGACAAAATATGCAAGGAAGAACGATGCAGCCGAGTCATTCAAGTTCGTTTTTCTGTGTGGCAATTCAACTGATGGTTATGATGACGCTTTAGAG GAAGTTGCTTCACGTTTGGGACTTCCTCATGGTTCTATAAGACATTATGGCTTGAATGGTGATGTGAATAGTGTGCTACTGATAGCTGATATTGTTCTATATGGTTCTGCTCAAGATGTACAGGGTTTTCCTCCATTATTAATCAGAGCAATGACTTTTGGAATCCCAGTCATTGCACCTGATTTTCCTATCTTACGAAAATAT ATTGTGGATGGAGTTCATGGGGTTTTTTATTCTAAACACAATCCCGAAGCTTTGATGAATgctttttcgcttctgctttcaaGTGGAAGACTTTCTAAATTTGCTCAAACTGTTGGATCATCTGGAAGACAGTTTGCTAAAAATGTGCTTGCTTTGGATTGCATAACTGGCTATGCAAGACTTCTGGAGAATGTACTAAGTTTTCCTTCAGATTCTTTACTGCCTGGCCCTGTTTCTCAAATTCAACAGGGAGCATGGGATTGGAGTTTTTTCCAGAATGAAATAGAACTAGATATTGACTTGCTAAAAATGGATGGCGATTTTTCCAACAGAAAAGTTACCGTTGTCCATGCTGTTGAGAAAGAGTTGGCTGGCCTTAATTATACAACAAACATAATTGACAATGGAACAGATGTTCCAATACTAGATGAACTAACCAAGTTGGATTGGGATGTTCTGAGAGAAATTGAAATATCTGAAGAAAGTGAAATGCTCGAAATGGAACAG GTTGAAGAGAGGTTGGAGAAAGATGTTGGTGTCTGGGATGAGATATATCGTAATGCTAGGAAATCTGAGAAACTGAGGTTTGAAGCCAATGAGCGGGACGAAGGGGAGCTTGAGAGAACAGGACAATCTGTGTGCATTTATGAGATATACAGTGGTGCTGGAGCATGGCCGTTTTTGCACCATGGCTCTCTATATCGTGGGTTAAGCCTT TCTAGAAGATCACAAAGACAAAGCTCTGATGATGTCGATGCTGTCGGCCGTTTGCCTCTACTGAATGAGACATATTACCGTGACATTCTCTGTGAAATGGGAGGACTGTTTGCAATTGCAAATAGGGTGGATAGCATTCACAGGAGGCCTTGGATTGGGTTTCAGTCATGGCGAGCTGCTGGTAGGAAG GCAGCATTGTCAGTGGAAGCTGAAAAGGTTTTGGAAGAGGCAATGCATGATAGTGCAAAAGGAGATGTGATCTATTTTTGGGGACGCGTGGACCTTGATGGGAGTGTCATAGGAAGCAGCAATGCACTTACATTTTGGTCAATGTGTGATATCTTAAATGGAGGGAACTGCAG GAATGTTTTTCAAGATAGCTTCCGCCAAATGTATGCATTGCCCTCCCATGCTGAAGCACTACCTCCCATGCCTGAAGATGGTGGTTACTGGTCAGCTCTGCACAGTTGGGTGATGCCAACCCCTTCTTTCCTTGAGTTCATAATGTTTTCTCG GATGTTCGTTGATTCCATTGATGCTTTTCACACAGACTCCGGTAAATTCAGCATATGCATGTTAGGCTCTTCAGAGATTGAG GAAAAACACTGTTACTGTCGAGTGTTGGAACTTCTTATCAATGTATGGGCTTATCATAGTGCACGAAAGATGGTATATATAAATCCTAATACTGGTTCTATGGAAGAGCAGCACGTAATTGAACATCGGAAGGGTTATATGTGGGCAAAATATTTCAACTCTTCGTTGTTAAAAAGTATGGATGAAGATCTAGCTGAAGCTGCAGATGATGGTGACGATCCAAGGGAAAATTGGTTGTGGCCGATGACAGGAGAGGTGCACTGGCAAGGGATTTACGAAAGGGAGAGGGAAGAAAGGTACAgaacaaaaatggataaaaaaagaaaaacaaaagagaaattaTACGAAAGGATGAAGTATGGTTACAAGCAGAAATCACTTGGACTATAA
- the LOC131614148 gene encoding uncharacterized protein LOC131614148, with product MMHSAIKGGWRPMFALAKKNESDGRKTRIRLSKDKRKAMVESFIKKYQESNGGNFPPITVTHKEVGGSFYTVREIVREVIQENRVLGPAKFNLDEFSNDQFLEQNPLGSIASGPQPFLGASSNEDHNKVPDTNGKLLSVSDNGHVINVDHVDVTNKEIVETTVVSDESYTKAEYPVVVNGHVINGSQVGVTSNESVEATVVSDTYFTGAELEFVDKEHDVDSSKVDVTDKESVEAVVVSDDHCSEGELEIIDKEHGIDSSEVDVTNKESVEAVVVSDDHFTGGELEIVDQGHDVDGSKVDVRNKEPNEATIPENKPMEPKLNVEQELAATTTPVAKLNVLTKDLKVETFPLRSVARTSSVTEGSEELKDSGNSLERDIKNLELEQGKNSEPTNTSTLLKNALGNKNLKETSDNRHDVESANHSTHIEQVAASHQKAITFETNNQSQIEDEAKTNIQDDSKPSEEGQHKADKYRLDQLGGSSQRRVNATVDRINLESWDGRLKNSPKNEANPLLALLKAIVNAFGKLLSE from the exons ATGATGCATTCTGCAATTAAGGGCGGTTGGAGGCCAATGTTTGCTCTTGCGAAGAAAAATGAGTCTGATGGGAGAAAGACTCGGATTCGCCTGTCTAAGGATAAACGAAAAGCAATGGTTGAGTCCTTCATTAAGAA GTACCAAGAGTCAAACGGTGGAAACTTTCCACCTATTACTGTTACGCATAAAGAAGTTGGTGGATCTTTCTACACTGTAAGGGAGATTGTACGGGAAGTAATTCAAGAAAATAGGGTCTTGGGTCCTGCTAAATTCAACTTAGATGAATTCAGCAATGATCAATTTTTGGAACAAAATCCATTGGGTTCAATTGCAAGTGGCCCTCAACCTTTTCTCGGTGCATCTTCAAATGAAGATCATAACAAAGTTCCCGATACGAATGGCAAACTGCtttctgtttctgacaatggacaTGTCATAAATGTTGACCATGTAGATGTGACTAATAAGGAAATCGTTGAAACCACTGTTGTTTCTGATGAGTCTTATACTAAAGCTGAGTATCCAGTGGTTGTCAATGGGCATGTCATAAATGGTAGCCAAGTAGGCGTGACAAGCAATGAATCCGTTGAAGCAACTGTTGTTTCTGATACGTATTTTACTGGAGCTGAACTTGAATTTGTTGACAAAGAACATGATGTAGATTCTAGCAAGGTAGATGTGACGGACAAGGAATCTGTTGAAGCTGTGGTTGTTTCTGATGACCATTGTAGCGAAGGTGAGCTCGAGATTATTGACAAAGAGCATGGTATAGATTCTAGCGAGGTAGATGTGACAAACAAGGAATCTGTTGAAGCTGTGGTTGTTTCTGATGACCATTTTACTGGAGGTGAGCTTGAGATTGTTGACCAAGGGCATGATGTAGATGGTAGCAAGGTAGATGTAAGAAACAAGGAACCCAATGAAGCTACTATACCCGAGAATAAGCCCATGGAACCCAAACTGAATGTCGAACAAGAGTTGGCAGCTACCACAACACCTGTGGCCAAATTAAATGTTCTGACAAAAGACTTGAAAGTAGAAACATTTCCATTAAGATCTGTTGCTAGGACTAGCAGTGTAACAGAAGGGTCTGAAGAGTTGAAGGACTCTGGTAATTCCCTAGAAAGGGATATAAAGAATTTGGAATTGGAACAGGGTAAGAATTCCGAGCCCACAAATACTTCTACTTTATTGAAGAATGCCCTTGGAAACAAAAACTTAAAGGAAACCTCCGATAATAGGCATGATGTGGAAAGTGCAAATCATTCTACCCACATCGAACAAGTCGCTGCATCTCATCAGAAAGCTATAACTTTTGAAACCAATAACCAAAGTCAGATTGAAGATGAAGCTAAG ACAAACATTCAAGATGATTCAAAACCTTCAGAAGAAGGCCAACACAAAGCTGATAAATATAGGCTTGATCAACTTGGTGGCAGTTCTCAGAGAAGAGTCAACGCAACTGTAGATAGGATCAATCT AGAATCATGGGatggaagattgaagaattcGCCAAAAAATGAAGCCAACCCTCTTTTAGCTCTATTGAAAGCCATTGTCAATGCATTTGGAAAATTGTTGTCGGAATGA